The proteins below are encoded in one region of Clostridium fermenticellae:
- a CDS encoding DUF2922 domain-containing protein, whose amino-acid sequence MSKTLSMSFLTTEGKKSSISVGNVKDDVSQAEVKSTMDIIVAKNIFSTKNGDIQAVDSASIIDRTTTQLDIK is encoded by the coding sequence ATGAGTAAAACATTAAGTATGAGTTTTTTAACTACTGAAGGGAAAAAGTCTTCTATAAGTGTTGGTAATGTTAAGGACGATGTAAGCCAGGCTGAGGTTAAATCTACTATGGATATAATTGTTGCAAAGAACATTTTTTCGACTAAGAATGGTGATATACAGGCAGTTGATTCCGCTTCTATAATTGACAGAACAACAACTCAACTTGATATAAAGTAA
- a CDS encoding DUF1659 domain-containing protein, with protein MAANSTKLQNTLVLKYKAGVNKNGKDIIKRQSFANIKPNAADQDMYDVAKQFEILLGVTLNELLVEQESVLINA; from the coding sequence ATGGCAGCAAATTCAACTAAACTTCAAAACACACTTGTTTTAAAATACAAGGCAGGTGTGAACAAAAATGGAAAGGACATAATTAAAAGGCAAAGCTTCGCAAACATAAAGCCAAATGCAGCAGATCAAGACATGTACGATGTGGCAAAACAGTTTGAGATACTTCTTGGAGTGACTTTAAATGAACTTCTTGTAGAACAGGAAAGTGTACTCATCAACGCATAA
- a CDS encoding undecaprenyl-phosphate glucose phosphotransferase has protein sequence MIRENQKYINKLLVVLDAVTLLLSVRIAWYIRFNTGLLMRYKGEYPLERYFVPLALMVPVYIVLYYLFKLYSAYRHRSIFEETFNLLKANIVGVLIFTMILYIFKYVDYSRYMIAVFFIVNIVMTSFERCIIRYVLRCIRKKGYNLKHILFVGLNYDTVDFINKIKSNRHWGYSILGILSDYYDEDKADSNSYMAFEEAAACLDGGSIFGKINELDRYLSSYDVDEVFITLPFKEYNKLNSIIEVCEKNGVKAQIIPEFSKFLSSKPYIENIDGTAVISMRYIPLDNILNKTLKRIFDIVLSVFFILLTLPITILTCIIIKLTSQGPVIFKQERVGLNKKSFTMYKFRSMKIQNKEEEKSEWTTKDDSRKTKFGAFIRKTSIDELPQFFNVLKGDMSLVGPRPERPYFVGKFKEEIPKYMVKHQVRPGITGWAQVNGWRGDTSIEKRIECDIFYIENWNFWFDVKIMFLTVFKGFANKNAY, from the coding sequence ATGATAAGAGAAAATCAGAAATATATCAATAAACTTTTAGTAGTATTAGATGCTGTGACTTTGCTTTTGTCTGTCAGAATTGCCTGGTATATAAGATTTAATACTGGTTTGCTGATGAGATATAAAGGTGAGTATCCGCTGGAAAGATATTTTGTACCTCTAGCACTTATGGTTCCTGTGTATATAGTTTTGTACTATCTTTTTAAACTTTATTCTGCATATAGACACAGATCTATTTTTGAAGAGACATTTAACCTTTTAAAAGCAAATATAGTAGGTGTACTTATATTTACTATGATACTTTATATATTTAAGTATGTGGATTATTCGAGATATATGATTGCAGTTTTTTTCATTGTAAATATTGTAATGACCTCTTTTGAAAGATGTATTATAAGATATGTATTAAGGTGTATTAGAAAAAAAGGTTATAATTTAAAACATATATTGTTTGTTGGATTGAACTATGACACAGTTGATTTTATAAATAAAATTAAATCAAATAGACACTGGGGTTATAGTATACTTGGAATATTGAGTGACTATTATGATGAAGATAAGGCAGATAGTAATAGTTACATGGCATTTGAAGAAGCTGCTGCGTGTTTAGACGGAGGCAGTATATTTGGAAAGATAAATGAGCTTGACAGGTATCTTTCATCCTATGACGTGGATGAAGTATTTATAACACTGCCTTTTAAGGAGTATAACAAGCTTAATTCAATAATAGAGGTATGTGAAAAAAATGGTGTAAAGGCACAGATAATACCGGAGTTTTCTAAGTTTCTGTCTTCCAAGCCTTATATAGAAAACATAGACGGAACTGCAGTTATAAGTATGAGATATATACCACTTGACAATATATTGAATAAAACATTAAAAAGGATATTTGATATAGTTCTTTCTGTATTTTTTATACTCTTGACCCTGCCAATAACTATTCTTACGTGTATAATAATAAAATTGACATCACAGGGGCCTGTGATATTTAAACAGGAAAGGGTAGGACTTAACAAAAAGTCATTTACAATGTATAAATTCAGGTCCATGAAAATCCAAAATAAAGAAGAAGAGAAATCTGAGTGGACAACTAAGGATGATTCACGTAAGACAAAATTTGGAGCATTTATAAGAAAGACAAGTATAGACGAGCTTCCGCAGTTTTTTAATGTCTTAAAAGGTGATATGAGCCTTGTTGGTCCAAGACCTGAAAGGCCATATTTTGTAGGAAAATTCAAAGAAGAAATTCCTAAATATATGGTAAAACATCAGGTTCGCCCGGGAATAACGGGATGGGCGCAGGTAAATGGCTGGAGAGGTGATACATCAATCGAAAAGAGAATAGAATGTGATATATTTTATATAGAAAACTGGAATTTTTGGTTTGATGTTAAGATAATGTTTTTAACTGTGTTTAAAGGGTTTGCAAACAAAAATGCATATTAA
- a CDS encoding FAD:protein FMN transferase, producing the protein MKRIICIFVCALLIVPLGGCSASSIFGSKNKMYKEDFMTMDTSMELSASGKNAEKAVEESKKRLFKLNDMASTTIKTSDISKINDAAGKEYVKVHPEVIKMILASKKYSEITSGEYDITVGPIVNLWGIGTDDQKIPGDSEIKARLPLIDYKKISVNEKESSVMLKDPDMAIDLGGVAKGFAGDEVLKIYKKYGIKNGLINLGSSSIYAVGKNEDNGDWTVGVKHPRSEASQNFLGILSVSDKGISTSGDYERFFIKNGKRYFHIMNPKTGYPVDNGIMSVTVVVDGSVKDANMLADILSLVVFELGAERGIKLINSMSNVSCEVTMTNYNVYTSKGFKNIMSDLNKDFKYKNLPSK; encoded by the coding sequence ATGAAAAGGATTATATGCATTTTTGTATGCGCCCTGCTTATTGTTCCTCTTGGGGGATGTTCTGCGTCAAGTATATTTGGCAGTAAAAACAAAATGTATAAAGAAGATTTTATGACAATGGATACTTCTATGGAACTATCCGCTTCAGGAAAAAATGCTGAGAAAGCAGTTGAAGAGAGTAAAAAGAGATTATTTAAGCTCAATGATATGGCAAGTACCACTATAAAGACAAGTGATATAAGTAAAATCAATGATGCCGCAGGGAAAGAATATGTCAAAGTTCATCCTGAGGTAATTAAAATGATTTTAGCATCTAAAAAATATTCTGAAATAACAAGCGGAGAATATGATATAACTGTTGGACCTATAGTAAACCTCTGGGGGATAGGTACCGATGATCAGAAAATACCAGGCGACAGTGAAATTAAAGCCAGGCTTCCTTTGATTGATTATAAGAAGATTAGTGTGAATGAAAAAGAAAGCAGTGTAATGCTTAAAGATCCTGATATGGCTATAGACCTTGGTGGTGTTGCAAAGGGTTTTGCGGGAGATGAAGTGCTCAAGATATATAAAAAGTATGGGATAAAAAATGGACTCATAAATTTAGGATCCAGCTCCATATATGCAGTTGGTAAAAATGAGGATAATGGAGACTGGACGGTTGGTGTAAAGCATCCAAGGAGTGAAGCAAGTCAAAACTTCCTCGGAATATTAAGTGTATCGGATAAGGGAATTTCTACATCCGGTGATTACGAGAGATTTTTTATAAAGAATGGAAAGAGATATTTTCACATAATGAATCCCAAAACGGGATATCCTGTGGATAATGGAATAATGAGTGTTACAGTAGTAGTTGACGGCAGTGTAAAGGATGCTAATATGCTTGCGGATATACTATCCCTTGTGGTGTTTGAACTGGGAGCTGAGAGGGGAATAAAATTGATAAACAGTATGTCTAATGTTTCCTGCGAAGTCACCATGACAAATTATAATGTTTACACATCTAAAGGATTTAAAAATATAATGTCGGATTTAAACAAAGATTTTAAATATAAGAATTTGCCTAGTAAATAG
- a CDS encoding THUMP domain-containing class I SAM-dependent RNA methyltransferase — protein sequence MEYTLIATSTFGLEGVVAKELKDLGYEDLKVENGKVTFAGDEMDIVTCNLWLRTADRVLISMAEFKAESFEELFQGTLKVNWGNLMPEDAFMHVTGKSVKSQLHSVPDCQSIVKKAVVEAMKREYPSGVFDETGAEYKIEVGILKDIVTLTVDTSGAGLHKRGYRENAGGAPIKETLAAAMVLLSKWDLSHVLADPMCGSGTILIEAAMIAKNIAPGLNRSFAAENWDIIDKNLWNDLRKHARNSVNDSEVKILGSDIDGRVIRTARENAEKAGVSKYIAFQKLPVQEFSSSKKNGFIITNPPYGERLGEIDEVEKLYEDMGKVFFNLEKWSYFIITAHEGFERHFGRKSDKNRKLYNGRLKCYYYQYFGK from the coding sequence ATGGAATATACATTAATTGCAACATCGACTTTTGGACTTGAAGGAGTCGTAGCTAAGGAACTTAAAGACCTCGGATATGAAGACTTGAAGGTTGAAAATGGAAAGGTCACTTTCGCAGGTGACGAAATGGATATAGTTACATGTAATTTATGGCTCAGGACGGCAGACAGAGTCCTTATAAGTATGGCAGAATTTAAAGCTGAAAGCTTTGAAGAACTTTTTCAGGGAACCTTAAAGGTTAACTGGGGAAATCTTATGCCTGAGGATGCTTTTATGCATGTTACTGGAAAGTCAGTTAAATCACAGCTGCACAGTGTCCCTGACTGCCAGTCTATAGTAAAAAAAGCTGTAGTTGAGGCTATGAAAAGAGAGTATCCATCAGGTGTATTTGATGAAACAGGAGCCGAGTATAAGATAGAAGTTGGGATACTAAAGGACATAGTAACACTTACAGTTGATACCTCAGGTGCGGGGCTGCATAAGAGGGGATACAGGGAAAACGCAGGAGGAGCACCTATCAAGGAAACTTTAGCGGCAGCTATGGTTCTTCTTAGCAAATGGGATTTGTCACATGTACTTGCCGATCCTATGTGTGGTTCTGGTACCATTTTAATAGAGGCGGCAATGATAGCTAAAAATATAGCCCCGGGATTAAATAGAAGCTTTGCTGCCGAAAATTGGGATATAATTGATAAGAATCTGTGGAATGATTTAAGAAAGCATGCGAGAAATTCTGTAAATGATAGTGAGGTTAAGATACTTGGATCTGATATAGACGGAAGGGTTATAAGAACTGCCAGAGAAAATGCTGAAAAGGCAGGGGTAAGTAAATACATAGCTTTTCAGAAGCTTCCCGTTCAGGAATTTAGTTCAAGTAAGAAAAATGGATTTATAATAACTAATCCTCCATACGGGGAAAGACTTGGAGAAATTGATGAGGTAGAAAAGTTATACGAGGATATGGGAAAGGTATTTTTTAATCTTGAGAAGTGGTCATATTTTATAATAACAGCACATGAGGGTTTTGAAAGACACTTTGGAAGAAAATCTGACAAAAATAGAAAACTCTATAATGGAAGACTGAAGTGCTACTATTATCAATATTTTGGTAAATAA
- a CDS encoding zinc ribbon domain-containing protein: MKFNLRKKDYYICPYCFSKHKLNEVNFICSNDPDVCLNARNLKPIVPRSAEDKNEMPESIFCNECGQKTNIKICPTCSTELPYSIGEYDNLIFTVIGTKGAGKSHYIAVLIDKIMNEIASAFDYSFSAVDDATMKRYRNDFYNPVFRRNEIIGVTHSAKTDFSVKQPLIYNLTFRESGFFGMLLKSRMISNTVTITFFDTSGEDLDSEDMMKNVNKYIYNSSGLIFLIDPLQLESVRQRLPENIKLPEQNTEIEDLLSRTANLIRKENGIKVDKPIDIPVAVVFSKMDALESLIDSSSCINYPSSHARNGYFDLSDFEDVNDTIESLIRSFGEENFVNQLSSNFKEYAYFGMTALGCSPEEGKITKLKPHRVEDPFLWLLYKYKFIKGEKKK, from the coding sequence GTGAAATTTAATTTGAGGAAAAAAGATTATTATATATGTCCGTATTGTTTCTCTAAGCATAAATTGAATGAAGTTAATTTTATATGCAGTAATGATCCTGATGTATGCCTAAATGCCAGAAACTTAAAACCAATTGTTCCCAGGAGTGCAGAAGATAAAAATGAGATGCCGGAGTCTATTTTCTGTAATGAGTGTGGTCAAAAAACCAATATAAAAATATGTCCAACCTGCAGCACCGAACTTCCATACTCAATAGGGGAGTACGATAATTTGATTTTTACTGTAATTGGAACAAAGGGAGCTGGAAAGAGTCACTATATTGCTGTTTTAATAGATAAGATAATGAATGAGATTGCATCTGCTTTTGACTATAGTTTCTCGGCAGTTGACGATGCAACGATGAAAAGGTATAGGAATGATTTCTATAATCCGGTATTTAGGAGAAATGAAATAATAGGTGTAACACATTCCGCAAAGACGGATTTTTCTGTGAAACAGCCTTTGATATATAACTTGACGTTCAGGGAAAGTGGATTTTTTGGAATGCTCTTAAAGAGCAGGATGATAAGTAATACTGTTACAATTACTTTTTTTGATACCTCAGGTGAAGACCTTGATTCAGAGGATATGATGAAGAACGTGAATAAATATATATACAATTCATCGGGTCTAATATTTTTGATTGATCCACTTCAACTTGAAAGTGTAAGGCAAAGACTGCCAGAAAATATTAAACTCCCAGAACAGAATACTGAAATAGAGGATCTTTTATCGAGGACTGCAAATCTAATAAGAAAAGAAAACGGAATAAAGGTGGATAAGCCAATAGATATTCCTGTAGCTGTAGTTTTTTCGAAGATGGATGCCCTTGAATCACTTATAGATTCTTCAAGCTGTATAAATTATCCGAGCAGTCATGCACGTAACGGGTATTTTGATTTGTCAGATTTTGAAGATGTAAATGATACGATAGAATCGCTTATTAGAAGTTTTGGAGAAGAAAACTTTGTAAATCAGCTTAGTTCAAATTTCAAGGAATATGCTTATTTTGGAATGACAGCGCTTGGATGCAGCCCTGAAGAAGGGAAAATTACAAAATTAAAACCCCATAGAGTTGAAGATCCATTTCTCTGGCTTTTATATAAGTATAAATTTATAAAAGGAGAAAAGAAAAAATAA
- the sdaAA gene encoding L-serine ammonia-lyase, iron-sulfur-dependent, subunit alpha — MVNHGDELLKVCEEQNLSIWEYTLNEEAKSSNLPKEKVFEKMRGNLKVMQDSAEYGLTHKVKSVSGLIGGDAYKINEYAETKDTLTGKFMVKVMARALSCAEVNAAMGKIVASPTAGSCGILPAAIISAGEKLNKSEDDMVKALFTASGVGVIIAKNATMAGAEGGCQAECGSAAAMASAAVVEMMGGTPTQALNAAAIVIKNILGLVCDPIAGLVEIPCAKRNSSGAVSALTTADMAMSGIVGKIPFDDTVDAMYRVGKQLPCELRETALGGLAITKTGLKLKKQVFGK, encoded by the coding sequence ATGGTAAACCATGGAGATGAACTGTTAAAAGTATGTGAAGAACAAAATTTAAGCATATGGGAATATACATTAAATGAAGAAGCAAAATCGAGCAATCTTCCTAAAGAAAAAGTTTTTGAAAAAATGAGAGGCAATTTAAAAGTAATGCAGGATTCTGCAGAATATGGTTTGACTCATAAGGTTAAATCAGTCAGCGGTTTAATAGGCGGAGATGCCTATAAGATAAACGAGTATGCTGAAACAAAAGATACTCTTACTGGCAAATTTATGGTAAAAGTAATGGCAAGAGCTCTTTCATGTGCTGAAGTAAACGCTGCAATGGGAAAGATAGTTGCATCACCTACTGCAGGTTCTTGTGGAATACTTCCTGCTGCAATAATAAGTGCAGGAGAAAAATTAAATAAGTCAGAAGACGATATGGTTAAAGCATTGTTCACAGCATCAGGTGTCGGAGTAATAATAGCAAAGAATGCAACTATGGCAGGTGCTGAGGGAGGATGTCAGGCAGAATGTGGTTCTGCAGCAGCAATGGCATCTGCAGCTGTTGTAGAAATGATGGGCGGAACACCAACTCAGGCACTAAACGCCGCTGCTATAGTTATAAAAAATATATTAGGTCTCGTATGTGACCCTATAGCAGGACTGGTAGAAATACCTTGTGCCAAGAGAAATTCATCCGGTGCAGTAAGTGCACTCACTACTGCAGACATGGCAATGTCAGGCATTGTAGGTAAAATACCATTTGATGATACAGTAGATGCAATGTACAGAGTTGGAAAACAACTTCCTTGCGAATTGAGAGAAACAGCTCTCGGAGGACTCGCAATAACAAAAACAGGTCTCAAATTAAAGAAACAAGTTTTTGGAAAATAA
- the sdaAB gene encoding L-serine ammonia-lyase, iron-sulfur-dependent subunit beta, whose translation MREYSAFDILGPIMIGPSSSHTAGAARLGKVARTIAGGSIKKVEFLLHGSFAQTYKGHGTDKALVAGILGMNPWDENLKHSMDIAKKKGLEYKFIETNLGDMHPNTVKFIITKQDDTEVEVMGCSIGGGNILITEVDGDKVEFSGTYPTILINHIDVPGMVAKVSDILYKYNINIAFMRVYRKNVKGAAAAMVFEVDDKIGNEVIEEIRKVHNIHKVIAINPVSEEE comes from the coding sequence ATGAGAGAATATAGTGCGTTCGATATTTTAGGTCCAATAATGATAGGCCCTTCAAGTTCTCACACTGCCGGTGCAGCACGACTAGGAAAGGTTGCCAGAACCATAGCAGGCGGGAGCATTAAAAAAGTAGAATTTTTACTTCATGGTTCATTTGCTCAGACTTATAAAGGTCACGGTACAGATAAAGCACTTGTAGCAGGTATACTTGGAATGAATCCGTGGGATGAAAATTTAAAACATTCTATGGACATTGCAAAGAAAAAGGGTCTTGAATATAAATTCATTGAAACTAACCTAGGGGACATGCATCCTAATACAGTAAAATTTATTATAACAAAACAGGATGACACTGAAGTTGAGGTCATGGGATGTTCTATAGGAGGAGGAAACATACTCATTACAGAAGTTGATGGTGATAAAGTTGAATTCTCCGGTACGTATCCAACTATACTAATTAATCACATTGATGTACCTGGCATGGTAGCTAAAGTATCTGATATATTGTACAAATACAACATAAATATAGCATTCATGAGAGTATACAGGAAGAATGTAAAAGGCGCAGCAGCAGCTATGGTATTTGAAGTTGATGACAAAATAGGTAATGAAGTCATAGAAGAAATACGAAAAGTACACAATATACACAAGGTAATAGCTATAAATCCTGTAAGTGAGGAGGAATAA
- a CDS encoding amino acid permease → MGKNGLKKEIGLLAALATVIGTVIGAGVFFKPTAVFTASGAPGLGLIAWILGGIVTIAGGLTAAEVSAAIPKTGGMLAYLEEAYGDMWSYLLGWAQTLIYFPANVAALAIIFGTQAASLLGLSDSWIVIIGILVAVFLFLMNSLGAKTGAAIQTVSTICKLIPLFLIIIVGLATGNGGTARLFPISVASHPIGTSLGSALVATMFAYDGWINVGAIAGEMKNPGKDLPKAIVGGLSLVMAVYLLINVAYLFVLPASALAATKTPAAAVANIIFGRLGGQIVTIGILISVFGTINGYTLTGMRIPYAMAVENKLPFSKWLAKLSPKSQVPVNSGILLLVISILFIFSGKFDQLTDLLIFVIWIFYTMTFFAVFVLRKKQPDLYRPYRVPLYPIVPIIAILGGLYIVLNTLFTQPMNAGIGLIVTLIGLPVYLSRKSKFVKVNDDEK, encoded by the coding sequence ATGGGTAAAAATGGACTAAAAAAAGAAATAGGTTTACTCGCTGCTTTAGCTACCGTTATAGGTACAGTTATTGGTGCAGGCGTATTTTTCAAACCTACAGCCGTATTTACAGCATCAGGAGCTCCAGGTCTTGGTCTTATAGCTTGGATCCTTGGAGGAATTGTAACTATCGCAGGAGGACTTACAGCAGCTGAAGTATCTGCCGCAATTCCAAAAACAGGCGGTATGCTTGCCTATCTCGAGGAAGCTTATGGAGATATGTGGTCTTATCTTCTTGGATGGGCTCAAACTTTAATATACTTCCCGGCTAATGTTGCCGCACTCGCAATAATATTTGGAACTCAGGCAGCTTCATTACTTGGATTGTCTGATTCATGGATAGTAATAATAGGAATCTTAGTTGCCGTATTTTTATTCTTAATGAATTCCCTGGGAGCAAAAACTGGTGCAGCTATACAAACGGTTTCAACAATATGTAAGCTTATACCTCTATTCTTAATAATAATAGTAGGTCTAGCAACTGGAAATGGTGGAACTGCAAGACTTTTCCCGATATCAGTAGCAAGTCACCCAATTGGTACAAGCTTAGGCTCTGCCCTCGTAGCAACAATGTTTGCTTATGATGGATGGATAAACGTAGGTGCTATAGCTGGAGAAATGAAAAATCCAGGTAAAGACTTACCAAAAGCAATTGTCGGTGGTTTATCACTAGTAATGGCTGTTTATCTATTAATTAATGTAGCTTACTTATTCGTATTACCAGCAAGTGCTCTTGCAGCAACAAAAACACCAGCTGCAGCAGTAGCCAATATAATATTTGGAAGACTTGGCGGACAGATAGTAACTATAGGCATACTCATATCAGTTTTTGGAACAATAAATGGATACACACTTACAGGTATGAGAATACCATATGCAATGGCTGTAGAAAATAAACTGCCATTCAGTAAATGGCTTGCAAAATTAAGTCCAAAATCACAAGTGCCAGTCAACAGTGGAATATTACTACTAGTAATATCAATATTATTTATATTCTCTGGAAAATTCGACCAGCTTACAGACTTATTAATATTTGTAATATGGATTTTCTATACTATGACTTTCTTTGCAGTATTTGTATTAAGAAAGAAACAGCCGGATCTTTACAGGCCATATAGAGTACCTCTTTATCCAATAGTACCTATAATAGCAATACTTGGAGGTTTATATATAGTACTAAATACATTATTTACTCAACCTATGAATGCAGGAATAGGCTTAATCGTAACCTTAATAGGTTTACCTGTATATCTATCACGAAAAAGTAAATTTGTAAAAGTTAACGATGATGAAAAATAA
- a CDS encoding YARHG domain-containing protein — MIRCTKCGTELNDTDKFCVYCGAKQEHINYYNKTNDQDDNSDNEDTYKFNDYDEDDYENEDDEKVGSSVGKFKIIAIVCATICVFVLSFKITSSFLKSSPGSSTSKVESSKNISKSDSDSGDYILPFSSKREVKVSDLKGLTKKQLLLASNEIFARHGYKFSKDPYKSYFESKSWYKVNSNYTNDAEELSPLERHNVKTILKAAGKHVASSYDDDYYKNS, encoded by the coding sequence GTGATAAGATGCACAAAATGCGGTACTGAATTGAATGATACTGATAAATTTTGCGTTTATTGCGGTGCAAAACAAGAACATATTAATTATTATAATAAGACAAATGATCAAGATGATAACAGTGATAATGAGGATACCTATAAATTTAATGATTACGATGAAGATGATTATGAAAATGAGGATGATGAAAAGGTTGGATCTTCAGTAGGAAAATTTAAAATAATAGCTATTGTATGTGCAACTATATGTGTATTTGTTCTTTCTTTTAAAATTACTTCTTCATTTTTAAAGAGCAGCCCGGGCAGCAGTACATCAAAGGTTGAATCAAGTAAAAATATTAGCAAAAGTGATTCAGATAGTGGTGATTATATACTTCCATTCAGCAGTAAAAGAGAAGTTAAAGTCAGTGATTTAAAAGGACTCACTAAAAAACAGCTTCTGCTTGCAAGTAATGAGATATTTGCCAGACACGGATATAAATTCTCTAAAGATCCATACAAAAGTTATTTCGAAAGTAAGTCGTGGTATAAGGTTAATTCTAATTATACAAATGATGCAGAAGAACTTTCACCGCTTGAAAGGCATAATGTAAAGACAATACTTAAAGCAGCCGGAAAACATGTGGCATCAAGTTATGATGATGACTATTATAAAAATTCATAA
- a CDS encoding HlyD family secretion protein, giving the protein MKKTASLCLIAAMLLTGCSFGSSNQNANSTANVQKSTSNKFIMGGKIASNEQADIMSKISAKVTDISVDVGSSVKEGDVVIKLDTKDLQAQVDQAQAAVNTAKASLVNAQNTTRPEQIEEAEASLESAGQTYDTAKKNYDRIKALVDSGAETQAQLDTANQQLAVANGQYKNAQAALEMLKNGPTKSSIDVFSAQVDQANAALKTAQVALSNATITSPISGSVSAKNINVGEMATAGAKLISIVNSGNLYVDSYAPVDIANKLSVGQGVIIKVSERDGKEYKGKVSVINSKLDTQSTDVLVKVTITDKDPKLEPGMFAEIGLE; this is encoded by the coding sequence ATGAAAAAAACTGCTTCATTGTGTTTAATTGCAGCAATGCTTCTAACTGGATGCAGCTTTGGAAGCTCAAATCAAAATGCAAATTCAACAGCAAATGTTCAAAAAAGTACAAGTAATAAATTTATAATGGGAGGTAAGATAGCGTCAAATGAACAGGCAGATATAATGTCAAAGATTTCAGCCAAAGTTACTGATATATCTGTTGATGTTGGATCAAGCGTTAAGGAAGGTGATGTTGTAATAAAATTAGATACTAAGGATTTGCAGGCACAGGTAGATCAGGCACAGGCGGCTGTAAATACTGCAAAGGCAAGTCTTGTAAATGCTCAGAATACTACACGCCCCGAGCAGATAGAGGAAGCCGAGGCTTCATTAGAAAGTGCCGGGCAAACTTATGATACAGCTAAGAAAAATTATGATCGTATAAAGGCATTAGTTGATTCAGGAGCTGAAACACAAGCTCAGCTTGATACAGCAAATCAACAGCTTGCAGTTGCAAATGGTCAATATAAAAATGCACAGGCAGCTCTTGAAATGTTAAAAAACGGTCCTACAAAGTCAAGTATAGATGTATTTAGTGCACAGGTAGATCAGGCAAATGCTGCGCTTAAAACAGCTCAAGTGGCTTTAAGCAATGCGACAATAACTTCACCTATTTCTGGTTCTGTAAGTGCTAAAAATATAAATGTCGGTGAAATGGCAACTGCTGGTGCAAAGCTTATTTCTATAGTAAATTCAGGGAACTTATATGTTGATTCATATGCACCGGTTGATATTGCAAACAAGCTTTCTGTTGGACAAGGTGTTATTATAAAAGTTTCGGAACGTGATGGAAAAGAATATAAAGGTAAGGTATCAGTTATAAATTCAAAATTGGACACGCAAAGTACTGATGTTTTGGTAAAGGTAACTATTACAGATAAAGATCCTAAATTAGAGCCCGGTATGTTTGCTGAAATCGGATTAGAGTAG
- a CDS encoding HlyD family secretion protein, with protein MKDKRKILIISILAVIVIALSSIGIYYWYQNTYYISTDDARVSADLVSVIPQIQGKLLEQDAEEGDTVSKDEILARQEMSGLPDTSVDKSLIRSPIDGIIVKKQGTVGEMWGPSQTMFILIDPDKMYISANIEETKLGKIRVGQKVNVTIDEYSSKKFTGKVKSVGEAANSALSMLPASTSGTFTKVVQRIPIKISLDKFNNKILPGTNADIKIHVK; from the coding sequence ATGAAGGATAAACGAAAGATTTTAATTATTAGTATACTTGCAGTTATTGTAATTGCACTTAGTAGTATTGGTATTTATTATTGGTATCAAAATACATATTATATTTCAACAGACGACGCAAGGGTTAGTGCTGACCTTGTAAGCGTAATTCCCCAAATTCAGGGAAAGCTTTTAGAACAGGATGCAGAGGAAGGTGACACAGTTTCAAAAGATGAAATACTAGCGCGTCAGGAGATGAGTGGACTTCCAGATACGAGTGTTGATAAATCACTTATAAGATCGCCAATAGATGGCATAATAGTAAAAAAACAAGGAACTGTAGGTGAAATGTGGGGTCCGAGTCAGACTATGTTTATACTTATAGATCCTGATAAAATGTATATAAGTGCTAATATAGAGGAAACTAAACTTGGCAAAATAAGAGTTGGACAGAAAGTTAATGTAACTATAGATGAGTATTCATCAAAGAAGTTTACAGGTAAGGTAAAGTCCGTTGGAGAGGCTGCGAATTCTGCACTTTCCATGCTGCCTGCGTCAACCAGTGGAACGTTCACAAAGGTAGTGCAGAGAATACCTATCAAGATTTCGCTCGATAAATTCAATAACAAAATACTTCCAGGAACTAATGCTGATATTAAGATTCACGTCAAGTAA